The proteins below are encoded in one region of Halogranum gelatinilyticum:
- a CDS encoding 2Fe-2S iron-sulfur cluster-binding protein, translating to MTEYTVEFVGTGETIQVSDKQTILKACIEEGIAQEYSCRVGMCLACSAEIIEGEVTQPAARGFTDEEREAYALTCMARPQSDLKLDRGKYPPSIENDAATEAPAADDD from the coding sequence ATGACCGAGTACACCGTCGAGTTCGTCGGCACCGGTGAGACCATCCAGGTGTCCGACAAGCAGACCATCCTGAAGGCCTGCATAGAGGAGGGAATCGCGCAGGAGTACTCCTGTCGCGTCGGGATGTGTCTGGCGTGTTCGGCCGAGATCATCGAAGGCGAGGTCACCCAGCCGGCCGCGCGCGGCTTCACCGACGAGGAGCGCGAGGCGTACGCACTGACCTGCATGGCCCGACCGCAGTCGGACCTGAAACTCGACCGCGGGAAGTATCCCCCGAGCATCGAGAACGACGCCGCGACCGAGGCTCCCGCGGCCGACGACGAC